The sequence TGTGCCGCCGGCGGTCGCGTACTCCCTCAGGATCGTCGCCAGGTGCTGCCGGAAGGTGGAGTCGAGCCCGCGTTCGGGCTCGTCGAGCAGGAGCAGCCGGCTCGGCCGGAGCAGGGCGTTCGCCAGCGAGAGCCGCTGCCGCTGGCCGGTGGAGAGGGTCAGCGGCGAGGCGTCCGCCCGCCGCTCCAGATCGAACAGTTCCAGCGCCGCGTCGACCTCCAGGCGGGGCGGCGTGTGGACGGCGCGCATCAGCTCCAGGTGCTCGCGGACCGTCAGTCCCGGGTACCACGCCGGTTCGTCTCCCACGAGGACGACGTCACGCCAGAAGGCGGCGTCGTCCCTCGGCGGGCCCCCCAGCACGTCGAGCTCTCCCGAGAGAGGGGACTGCAGCCCGGCCAGGCAGCGCAGCAGCGTCGACTTCCCCGCGCCGTTCGCGCCGATCACGGCGACGATCTCGCCGGGTACGGCCGTCAGGCCGACGTCTCGCAGAACAGGGTTGCCGCCGAGATCCACCTCGATGTCGCGGGCAGTGATGATCGGTGTAGGCACCGTTTGAGCGTAGCCAGTGCCGGTCCCGCCCGCGCGCCCCTGCCACGGGTGGAACGGCCACGAGCGGTCTGCGACGGGTGGCCTGCCACGGGCGGGTCAGGTACGGGTGGAACGGCCACGAGCGGCCTGCCATGGGAGGGCGGGTACGGGTGATCTTCCGAGGGCGGCTCTTCCACGGGCGGCCTGTCGCGAGCGGCCTGCCGCGGGCAGCTCCTTCACGGGCGGCCTGTTACGGGCGGATCGCGGAGACCAGGGCGGTCAGCAGGGCGGTGGTCGCCGGAGGGACGGGTGGCTCGCCGTAGGTGGCGGCGTAGACGTGCCGGGTCGAGCCGGGCAGCTCGATCGCGTTGACCTTCGGGTGGCGGTGCGCCTGCAGCGCGAGGGCGGGCAGGGCCGTCACCCCGATCCCGGCCGCCACCAGGGCCTGGACGGCGACGATGTCGTCGGTCGTGAAGGCGATCTCCGGCTCGAAGCCCGCCTTGGCGCACAGGTCGAGCAGGTGGCTGCGGCACCGGTCGCAGCCGCCGATCCAGCGGCTGTCGCGGTGCGAGAACAGGTCTCCGGTCCGGCCGGAGGTGACCAGGAAACTGGGGTCGTCCAGCAGGTGGACCAGCCGGATGCCGTCGTCCTCCGGGGCGGTGTCGTCGTAGCGGAAGATGACCGCCACGTCCACGTAGCCCGCGCGGAGCATCCGCAGGGCCTCGGGTGGCTCGGTCTCGGTCAGGCGCAGCTCCAGGCCGGGGTGGTCCCTGGCGAGCAGGGCGGCGGCCTCCGGCACGAACGTGCCCAGGGCCGAGGGGAAGGCGGCCAGCCTGGCGCGGCCCGCGCGCAGGCCCACGTGGGCGGAGAGCTCGGCGGACGCGGAGTCGATGCGGCCGACGATCTCGGTGGCCCGCTCCGCCAGCAGGCGGCCCGTCTCGGTGAGCCGGATGCCCCGGCCGGCCCGCTGGATCAGCTTGGCCCCGGTCTCGGCTTCGAGTTTGGCCAGGTGGTGGCTGACCGAGGGCTGTGAGTAGTGCAGCTCCCTGGCCGCGGCGGTGACCGATCCGTGCCTGGCCACGGCGGCGAGCACGCGGAGCCGTACGACATCGAGCATGTATCAACATTATCTATGAATAAAGAGCAAGATAGACATTAGACGGCATGTATTGTCCGGCGCACTCTTGAGACATGGGAATCATGACGCTCGCCCGTCCCGGCTTGGCGGAGCTGGTCGCGGGAGTCCGAGAGCTGGTCGACAGATCCGCCACCCCCCGGACGACGGCTTTCGCCGTGGCCGACATGTTGCGTGAACGGCTGCCCTCTCCCGAGATCCTCACCGAGGAGGAACGTCTGGGAGACCCCGGCCACTACATCAGCCACCCCCTCCACACCGAGGCGGCCTTCTCGATCATGGCGGTCGTCTGGCGGCCCGGTCAGGAGACCGTGATCCACGACCACATCGCCTGGTGCGTGTTCGGGATCCTGCAAGGGGTCGAATACGAGACGCTCTACCGCCTCGACGGAGACCATCTGACGGAGATCGGCCGGACGGCCAACCAGGCGGGGGAGGTCAGCGGCTTCGCCCCGCCCGGAGACATCCACCGGGTCCGCAACACCGGCGACAGCACGGCGATCTCCCTTCACATCTACGGCGCCGACCTCGGCGCCGCTCCGAGCAGCATCCGCCGGGTCTACGACCTGCCCGTCCGCTGACATCCGCCGGCTCTCCCCCGGCAGGTGCGCGCCAGTCACCTCCAAGTCGGCGACAAGCCCCCGAGGCCACGATGAGGGCGTCCCGGTTTCTCCGGAAAGGAGCGAGTCATGCGTAAGATCACGCGCCTGTACATGCTGGTCCTCGCCACGGCCGTACCCGTCTTCTCCGTGCTGCTGTCCGGCACCGCGGAGGCCATCCGCATCGCCAACCACTGCGAGCCGTCGTCCCCTGACGGTGTTTGAGCGGTATGTACGGCACCGCCGGATCAGGGTGATCCGGCGGTGCCTCATACGGGCTGTCCACTGCCGCAGGCGCGGATGGCACGCCGAGGCCGAGCGGTGGGCGCGGCGGGCGACCGAGGCGGCGCGCCAGGCGGATCTGGCCGGGCACGCGACGCTCCTGGTGGATCTGGCGTCGCTCTGGCACGGGCTCACGCGCTACGCGGAGGCGCATGAGTGCGCCCGGATGGCAGTGGAGTCGTCGGCCGCGGAGCCCCCCGGCCCCGGCCGCGACGGACCGCTCGCCGACGCGCTGGTCCGGATGGGCGACGTCGAGCGCCGGCAGGCCAGGTACGCCACGGCCGAGGCGCACCTGCGCCGGGCGTCCGGGCTGGTGGACGAGCCGGACCGGGAGCGGGCCGCGACCGTGCGGCTGGCCCTGGGCGTACTGTGCAAGGAGACCGGCCGGTACGACGAGGCCGAGACGCACTACCGGGAGGCGCTGGCCTGCCTGGAGCGGCACGGAGCCGACCACCCGATGCGCGCCGACGCCCTGCACAACCTCGCGGGGCTCGCGCACGCCCGGGGCGGCGGCGATCCCGCCGGAGAACACCACGCGCGGGCCGCGATCGAGATCCGGCAGAGAGCGCTCGGCCCTCACCACGACCACGTCGCGGCGGATCTGGCCGTGCTCGGCGCGGTGCTCGCGGACCAGGGCAGGCACGCCGAGGCGGCGGAAGCGCTGCATCGGGCCATGAGCATCTTCCGCGAGCGCCTGGGAGCCGATCACTACGAGGTGGCGGTGTGCCAGGTCAACCTGGCGCACCTGGACGATCTCCAGGGCCGCGCGGAGGAGGCGGGCCGACGCTACCGGGACGCCCTGCGCATCAAGCGCCGCGCCCTCGACCCGGGCCACCCGGAGGTGGAGCGCCTGTCCGCACTCGTGAGGGCACGGCCCGGGTAGGGGACCGCGGCCCGGGTCAGCTCTCCACCTCGGGCTTGCGGTCCTGGCGGAGGCTCTCCTTGATGGCCTCCAGGCGGGCGGCGCCCTCGACGTCGATGGCGGCGCGTTCGACCTCGATCATCCGGGCCTCGACGGAGTTGGAGGTCAGCTCGGCCTCGCCGAGGGCGCGGGCGTAGCGCTTCTCGATCTTCTCGCGGACCTGGTCCATGGTCGGGGTGTCGCCGGCGGGGGTGAGGCCGGACAGGTCGCCCATGGCCTTGTTGAGCTGCTCCTGCATCTTGGCCTGGTCGAGCTGGGAGAGCAGGCGCATCCGCTCGGCGATCTTCTTCTGCAGGGCCATGGCGTTGTTCTCGACCGCCGCGCGGGCCTGGGCGGAGGACTGCCTGGCCCGCTCGTGCATGAGCTGGACGTCCCCCATCGCGGTCTCGGCCGCCACCAGCCGGGAGGCGAAGGCGCGGGCGGAGTCCTCGTAGGACAGCGCCTTGCGCTCGTCGCCCGCGGCCCGCGCCTGGTCGGCCAGCAGGACCGCCTGGCGGGCGTTGGCCTGGAGCTTCTCGGTCTCCTCCAGCGAGCGGGCGAGCTTCATCTCCAGCTCGCGCTCGTTGCCGATGACCGCGGCCGCCTGCTGGGACAGCCGCTGGTGCTGCTCCTTGGCCTCCTGGATGGCCTGCTCGATCTGGATCCGCGGGTCGGACAGCTCGTCCAACCGGCCGGACAGGGCGAAGACCATGTAGCGCCAGGCCCGGCGGATGACCTTGAACATGGGGGGCTCCTTAGCGATCCAGCGCGTCGCGGGTGATCTGTTCGGTTTCGTGCAGGCCCTGGCGGACCCCTTCGAGGTTGTCCGCGAGCTCGTCGAGCACCCGGGTCGGCTCCAGGGCTCCGGGTGCCGCCATCGCCGACAGCTCCACCAGCCGGGCGAGGAGTCCCTCGATGCTGATCGTGCTCGACTCCATCCGGGCGAGCACCTGGCTGTAGGTCTGGGAGAGCCGCTCGACCACGGCCTGCTGGGAGGCCAGCGAGGCGAGGGCGCGGTCGAGGTCGTGGACCAGCTCCTCGCGGGCGTTCTTCCGGGTCCGGGTGAGCCGCGTGCGCTCGTTCCGGAGCCGTTCGAGGTCGAACCTGGCGAGCGCGGTGCCGGTCAGCGAGGCCTGCTCGGCCAGGCGTTCCAGCGTGGCAGTGGAGTCGTCGACCTGGGACCGCATCAGTGCGATCCGCTCGGCCAGCGGGCCTGCTCCCATGGAGGCGCTCAGCTCGCCGAAGCCGCGCGCGGCCGAGCCGGCCCGCTCCAGCCAGTGGGCCTCCCTGCTGCCGGCGGTGACGTCCGGCGCGGTACGGCCGCCGCCGTCCCGCCCCTGGACGGTGGCGATGGCCGTCTTGGCCAGCCAGACGGCGACCCCGACGGCCCCGGCGGCGGCCGGGTGCACGCTGACGGCCCAGGCGGCGCCCCCGGCGGTCGCACCGAGCAGCAGACCCCACGGATCTCGTAGTTCATCGAGGAAACGGGACATCAGAAGTTGGATACCACCGCGGTGAACACCTGGTCGATACTTCCCGACTCGCGGGAGTCGTAGGCGGCCGCGTTGGTCGTCTCGGAGATCTGCTTGAGCACGCCGAGGTCGGCGTCCTGGCCGTAGGCGATCGTGAACATCCGCACCGACTCCTCGGCGGACTCGGCGCGCAAATCGGGCAGCAGGTTCTCCAGCGACAGGCTGTTGTTGTCCTCGTTCTTGCCGTCGGTCAGGAAGATCACCGCGTTGATCGCCTCTCCGCTGTGCCGGTCGCGCACGTGCTGGTAGGCGGCGAGCGCGGTGTCGTAGAGGCCGGTCCCGCCGTCGGGGGTCAGGCCGTCGAGGCGGGTACGCAGGGTCTTGCGCTGGGCGGCGTCCACGGTGTCCAGCGGGGCCAGCTCCAGATGGTCCTTCTCACCGTCCCGCTTGGTGGAGAACATCCACAGGCCGACCTTGTCGTGCGGGCCGAACTGGGGCAGCGCGTTGATCGCGGCCTGCTTGGCCAGGTCCAGCTTGCTCCTGCCGGTGTCCGGCACGCCGGCGCCCATCGAGCCGGACACGTCGATCACCATGAGCACGTTGGCGGGCTTGCGCAGGTCGGCCCAGCTGGAGAGCACCTTGTCCAGCACGTTGGGGGCGGGCGGGCTGAGCGCGGTCCTGGGCTCGGCGGGCAGCAGGCCGTTCGCCTCGGTGATCAGCTTGCCCGCCTTCCCCTCGTGCGACCGGAAGGCGAAGTCGGCGAAGCGCCTCTGCTGCTCCGGGGCCTGCAGGTGGGCCAGGAAGTCGGCGGCCACCTGCCGCTTGGCGTCGTCCACCCACGGCGCGGTCAGCACGGCGTAGGGGTTGTCGGAGTAGAGCGTGCCCTCCTTGGGGTAGATCGCCACCAGCGGCACCTTGGGCTTGCCGTGCTTGCCCAGCGTCTTCGGGTCGCCCGTCGGGTTGCCCTGGTTGTAGTCCCAGACCGACTTCTCCTCCACGGCCACCGCGGAGATGTAGCTCAGGCCCGCCCCCGCGTCGTCGGCCCGCTGCAGGTTCGACAGGAACGTCAGTGTCGTGTCGCCGTAGTGCACGATCGAGCGCTCCACGCCCTGGACGAAGTCCCGCGTCCTGGGATCGGCCACGTTCTTCTCCGACAGGTCGCCCGACAGGCCGGTGGCCGCGAAGTAGGCGCCGACGGTGGCGTTCAGGCCGCTGGTCGAGAAATTGGGGTTGGTCTTCCCCAGGCGGAAGTCGCCCCACTCCGGATGGTCGTACTTGGCCCAGGAGCCGGCCGACAGGTCGAGCAGGTCGGCCCAGCCGAGCTTCTTGCCCGGCCAGCCCAGGGCCTCGGCCATCGGCTTGGGCATCGCGATGACCAGGGGGGTCTTGGCGATCGACGGGTTCTCCGCGGCGACCAGGGAGCCGGTGTCGTTTCCCTGGGCGCGCTGCTGGAGCAGGGTGACCCAGCCGCTGCTCGCCGGGGACCAGACATCCGGCCGCGGGCCGTCCTGGCGCTCGTCCCAGCCGCGGGCCAGCGCCTGCATCGCGCCGCCGCTGGCCTTGGTCACGACGACCACGTCGGCGCAGCGCTCGCCGACCTTCCTGCCGTTGTAGCCGGCCGCGACCGTCCGCAGCAGCTCGGCCTTCTCCGACGACGCCGCCACGGTCAGGGTGACCCCGCCGGCGCCGCAGGCCGTGGTCTGCTTGGC comes from Streptosporangium roseum DSM 43021 and encodes:
- a CDS encoding substrate-binding and VWA domain-containing protein, encoding MEAGLYQQPQRPRRNFAPFIIAIILAGALIVGLRLYVGSAEPERPRNAKQTTACGAGGVTLTVAASSEKAELLRTVAAGYNGRKVGERCADVVVVTKASGGAMQALARGWDERQDGPRPDVWSPASSGWVTLLQQRAQGNDTGSLVAAENPSIAKTPLVIAMPKPMAEALGWPGKKLGWADLLDLSAGSWAKYDHPEWGDFRLGKTNPNFSTSGLNATVGAYFAATGLSGDLSEKNVADPRTRDFVQGVERSIVHYGDTTLTFLSNLQRADDAGAGLSYISAVAVEEKSVWDYNQGNPTGDPKTLGKHGKPKVPLVAIYPKEGTLYSDNPYAVLTAPWVDDAKRQVAADFLAHLQAPEQQRRFADFAFRSHEGKAGKLITEANGLLPAEPRTALSPPAPNVLDKVLSSWADLRKPANVLMVIDVSGSMGAGVPDTGRSKLDLAKQAAINALPQFGPHDKVGLWMFSTKRDGEKDHLELAPLDTVDAAQRKTLRTRLDGLTPDGGTGLYDTALAAYQHVRDRHSGEAINAVIFLTDGKNEDNNSLSLENLLPDLRAESAEESVRMFTIAYGQDADLGVLKQISETTNAAAYDSRESGSIDQVFTAVVSNF
- a CDS encoding PspA/IM30 family protein, yielding MFKVIRRAWRYMVFALSGRLDELSDPRIQIEQAIQEAKEQHQRLSQQAAAVIGNERELEMKLARSLEETEKLQANARQAVLLADQARAAGDERKALSYEDSARAFASRLVAAETAMGDVQLMHERARQSSAQARAAVENNAMALQKKIAERMRLLSQLDQAKMQEQLNKAMGDLSGLTPAGDTPTMDQVREKIEKRYARALGEAELTSNSVEARMIEVERAAIDVEGAARLEAIKESLRQDRKPEVES
- the ccmA gene encoding heme ABC exporter ATP-binding protein CcmA; amino-acid sequence: MPTPIITARDIEVDLGGNPVLRDVGLTAVPGEIVAVIGANGAGKSTLLRCLAGLQSPLSGELDVLGGPPRDDAAFWRDVVLVGDEPAWYPGLTVREHLELMRAVHTPPRLEVDAALELFDLERRADASPLTLSTGQRQRLSLANALLRPSRLLLLDEPERGLDSTFRQHLATILREYATAGGTVIMATHDLRLAEATLARQVVLTDGHAADGPSGNEPPADGHPRSGHSGDGHLENEHPRNGHPGNGHPRDGQPGGRA
- a CDS encoding cysteine dioxygenase family protein, whose product is MGIMTLARPGLAELVAGVRELVDRSATPRTTAFAVADMLRERLPSPEILTEEERLGDPGHYISHPLHTEAAFSIMAVVWRPGQETVIHDHIAWCVFGILQGVEYETLYRLDGDHLTEIGRTANQAGEVSGFAPPGDIHRVRNTGDSTAISLHIYGADLGAAPSSIRRVYDLPVR
- a CDS encoding tetratricopeptide repeat protein: MFERYVRHRRIRVIRRCLIRAVHCRRRGWHAEAERWARRATEAARQADLAGHATLLVDLASLWHGLTRYAEAHECARMAVESSAAEPPGPGRDGPLADALVRMGDVERRQARYATAEAHLRRASGLVDEPDRERAATVRLALGVLCKETGRYDEAETHYREALACLERHGADHPMRADALHNLAGLAHARGGGDPAGEHHARAAIEIRQRALGPHHDHVAADLAVLGAVLADQGRHAEAAEALHRAMSIFRERLGADHYEVAVCQVNLAHLDDLQGRAEEAGRRYRDALRIKRRALDPGHPEVERLSALVRARPG
- a CDS encoding LysR family transcriptional regulator, which translates into the protein MLDVVRLRVLAAVARHGSVTAAARELHYSQPSVSHHLAKLEAETGAKLIQRAGRGIRLTETGRLLAERATEIVGRIDSASAELSAHVGLRAGRARLAAFPSALGTFVPEAAALLARDHPGLELRLTETEPPEALRMLRAGYVDVAVIFRYDDTAPEDDGIRLVHLLDDPSFLVTSGRTGDLFSHRDSRWIGGCDRCRSHLLDLCAKAGFEPEIAFTTDDIVAVQALVAAGIGVTALPALALQAHRHPKVNAIELPGSTRHVYAATYGEPPVPPATTALLTALVSAIRP